One genomic segment of Brachyhypopomus gauderio isolate BG-103 chromosome 19, BGAUD_0.2, whole genome shotgun sequence includes these proteins:
- the gigyf2 gene encoding GRB10-interacting GYF protein 2 isoform X1: protein MAETQTLNFGPEWLRALSGGGGGSSVVSPPLSPALPKYKLADYRYGREEMLALYVKDNKIPVDLHDKEFLPILQEEPLPPLALVAFTEEEQRNFSMSVNSVAVLRLTGRGGGVVAGAPRGRSTSRGRGRGRGEAGFYQRSFDDVEGGFGRGGREMHRSQSWEERGDRRFEKPSRKDPDGVPAHFQLNHIRANYEEAVPGGLARKHDFTRCESENWRVMREEQNGEDEEGGGWRLAGSRRESERWCPPSPDGPRSAGWRDHPEQRRRFPFDSRGEEERGGFRRPHSGSMSVEEERDSLPEWCLEDAEEETGTFDSSGAFLSLKKAPKEPILEEVELEFRPLEECEEGLEKNGSESENTKEPDGKAPPTKPQEGCKADESSPPARPRLAAVPTPEQTLAASLPSSQPERVEEPDRPAERGSAPEMRDMPPQLPGSLAGCISVPHTTSTLGARTELPVTPPVTLPPRTVVAPPLQHKPVGVPVGVSVGVSVGVPVGVPVRVPVGLPTALPSAVPPVALAAPLPFSKNITPPVGQQAAPPPDTDEDEGLKHFEQEAEKMVAYLQDGAVDDERLATKTAERPAAPVLPLSAEALKWYYKDPQGEIQGPFSNREMSEWFQAGYFPITLLVRRGCDEGFHPLGEIFKMWGRVPFAPGPTPPPLLGDADQERLRQQELNALSMYQLQQLQYQYILRHQQYAQALAQQKAVLTPAPPHTQQLNLLLHQALKLRTPEQQQSLLPPVTHPVSVPDSGSVWDMQNPPSQASCTNTIQPAAPETWDGVSVWDLPLDARASMDQIQLDTAKTDKLELERRQAELRAQREEEERKRLEEEELARRKQEEALRREQEESQRRQKEEEERLAQEEALRRLEEKRREEEEKRQREEFLRKQEEERRKQEELEAQRRLEEERRLEEEEAALVRQQQEEQKLREQELQRQQELQRQQELQRQQELQRQQELQRQQELQRQQELQRQRQQQQEALRRLQQLQQQQQLAQMKLPSSSKWGQQSVAGLSQSQSPLSLSEIQKLEEERERREEQRRVQQELQKQHQQQQHSQQPQTKPSGWGSVAKQPAATKSLLEIQQEEAQQMKKKTEQQAVVTQQNRTQNKPALSASVWGSVGNTSSQWSSDYSSVWGDAQNSNVGFWDEAMKETVQPPPSRKSHTQKSKGNANLSNSSRSSKKVEEEEKLLKLFQGGSKTQDGFMQWCEDTLHTLNTANNLDVPTFASFLKEVDSPYEVHDYVRAYLGDTPQAKDFARQFLDRRTKQNANQQKPPPSQPQKHQQDSVWGVNQTVFQSIHSTTQQQPRFETVTSGKKKKKQKMVKADPSLLGFSVNASSERLNMGEIETLEDF from the exons ATGGCAGAAACCCAGACGCTTAACTTTGGACCAGAATG GCTCCGTGCTCtgtctgggggaggggggggcagcagcGTGGTCTCTCCTCCGCTCTCACCTGCATTGCCAAAGTATAAACTCGCAGACTATCGATATGGGAGAGAGGAGATGCTAGCACTTTATGTAAAGGATAATAAG ATTCCGGTAGACCTACATGACAAGGAGTTCCTGCCTATTTTACAAGAGGAGCCCCTCCCGCCTCTGGCCCTGGTAGCGTTTACAGAGGAAGAACAG aGAAATTTCTCCATGTCTGTAAATAGCGTGGCTGTGTTGCGACTCACCGGTCGAGGGGGCGGGGTTGTGGCGGGGGCTCCTCGAGGTCGAAGTACCTCTCGGGGACGAG GTCGGGGCCGGGGCGAGGCCGGGTTTTACCAAAGAAGCTTTGACGATGTTGAGGGAGGGTTCGGCCGTGGAGGACGCGAGATGCATCGTTCTCAGAGCTGGGAGGAGAG GGGAGATAGAAGATTTGAAAAGCCAAGTCGAAAAGATCCAG ATGGAGTCCCAGCCCATTTTCAGCTCAATCACA TACGGGCGAACTACGAGGAGGCTGTTCCTGGCGGTCTGGCGCGGAAGCACGACTTCACACGCTGTGAGAGTGAGAACTGGCGCGTGATGCGTGAGGAGCAGAACGGCGAGGACGAGGAGGGGGGCGGCTGGCGGCTGGCGGGGTCCCGGCGGGAGAGTGAACGATGGTGCCCCCCGAGCCCAG ACGGGCCTCGGTCGGCCGGGTGGCGGGACCATCCGGAGCAGCGGCGCCGGTTCCCGTTTGACTCGCGGGGCGAGGAGGAGCGTGGGGGCTTCCGCAGGCCCCACTCGGGCAGCATGAGCGTGGAGGAGGAGCGGGACAGCCTGCCCGAGTGGTGTCTGGAGGACGCAGAGGAGGAGACGGGGACGTTTGACTCCTCCGGAGCCTTCCTGTCCCTCAAG AAAGCTCCAAAGGAGCCAATTCTGGAGGAGGTGGAATTGGAGTTCCGCCCACTGGAAGAGTGTGAGGAGGGCTTGGAGAAAAATGGCAGCGAATCAGAGAACACCAAAGAACCAGACGGcaaagccccgcccaccaaGCCCCAAG AGGGGTGTAAGGCGGACGAGTCCTCCCCCCCTGCCAGGCCGAGGCTGGCGGCCGTCCCCACGCCGGAGCAGACGTTGGCAGCGTCTCTCCCCTCCAGCCAACCGGAGCGAGTGGAAGAACCGGACCGGCCCGCGGAGAGGGGCTCGGCCCCCGAGATGAGGGACATGCCACCTCAGCTCCCCGGCTCGTTGGCCGGCTGCATTTCAGTACCGCACACCACTAGCACTCTGGGTGCACGCACAG AACTGCCTGTCACGCCTCCTGTGACGTTACCACCACGAACAGTAGTAGCTCCACCACTACAACACAAACCCGTGGGTGTGCCCGTGGGCGTGTCTGTGGGCGTGTCTGTGGGCGTGCCCGTGGGCGTCCCCGTGCGCGTGCCCGTGGGGTTGCCCACAGCTCTGCCCTCTGCTGTGCCTCCGGTTGCCCTGGCCgcccctctccccttctccaAGAACATCACGCCCCCTGTTGGCCAGCAGGCAGCCCCGCCCCCCGACACGGACGAGGACGAGGGTCTCAAGCACTTTGagcag GAGGCGGAGAAGATGGTGGCATACCTGCAGGACGGCGCCGTTGACGACGAACGTTTGGCAACCAAGACCGCTGAGCGTCCCGCCGCTCCCGTCCTACCGCTGAGCGCAGAAGCCCTCAAATGGTACTACAAGGACCCTCAGGGAGAGATTCAGG GACCGTTCAGTAACCGGGAGATGTCGGAGTGGTTCCAGGCCGGCTACTTCCCCATCACGCTGCTCGTCAGGAGGGGTTGTGACGAGGGTTTCCACCCCCTGGGGGAGATCTTTAAGATGTGGGGAAGAGTACCCTTCGCCCCAGGCCCCACGCCCCCTCCCCTGCTG GGAGATGCAGACCAGGAGAGACTGAGACAGCAGGAGCTCAACGCTCTGAGTATGTATCAACTTCAACAGCTGCAGTATCAGTACATTCTCAG GCACCAGCAGTATGCCCAGGCCTTGGCGCAGCAGAAGGCGGTGCTGACTCCGGCCCCGCCCCACACCCAGCAGCTCAACCTGCTCCTGCACCAGGCCCTCAAGCTCAG AACTCCAGAGCAGCAACAGAGCTTGTTGCCACCGGTGACGCATCCAGTTTCTGTTCCAGATTCGGGTTCAGTTTGGGACATGCAGAACCCGCCTAGCCAAGCCTCCTGTACCAACACCATACAGCCCGCAGCTCCTGAGA CGTGGGACGGTGTCAGTGTGTGGGACCTGCCCTTGGACGCCAGGGCCTCCATGGACCAGATCCAGCTGGACACGGCCAAGACTGACAAG CTGGAGTTGGAGCGCAGGCAGGCGGAGCTTCGGGcgcagagggaggaggaggagcgcaAACgtttggaggaagaggagctggCCCGCCGGAAACAG GAGGAAGCGCTCaggagagagcaggaggagtcCCAACGGAGACAGAAGGAAGAAGAGGAGCGTTTGGCCCAGGAGGAGGCACTGCGTAGACtcgaggagaagaggagagaggaagaggagaagagacaaCGTGAAGAGTTTCTCCGCAAACAG GAAGAGGAGCGGCGGAAACAGGAGGAACTCGAAGCTCAGAGGAGACTAGAGGAAGAGAGGCGtctagaggaggaggaggcagcgTTGGTGCGGCAACAGCAGGAGGAGCAAAAGCTAAGAGAGCAGGAGCTCCAGAGGCAACAGGAGCTCCAGAGGCAGCAGGAGCTCCAGAGGCAGCAGGAGCTCCAGAGGCAACAGGAGCTCCAGAGGCAGCAGGAGCTCCAGAGGCAGCAGGAGCTCCAGAGGCAGCGCCAGCAGCAACAGGAGGCACTGCGTCGACTTCAGCAGCTCCAGCAACAGCAACAGCTGGCCCAGAtgaag CTTCCATCATCCTCCAAGTGGGGCCAGCAGTCAGTGGCAggcctcagccaatcacagagccCCCTGTCCCTCAGCGAGATCCAGAAactggaggaagagagagaaaggcggGAAGAG CAGAGACGCgtacagcaggagctccagaaGCAGCACCAACAGCAGCAGCACTCCCAGCAGCCCCAGACGAAGCCCTCGGGGTGGGGCAGTGTGGCCAAGCAGCCGGCCGCCACCAAGTCCCTCCTGGAGATCCAGCAGGAGGAAGCTCAGCAGATGAAGAAGAAGACGGAGCAGCAGGCTGTAGTCACGCAGCAAAACCGCACGCAGAACAAGCCT GCTTTGAGTGCTTCAGTATGGGGCTCGGTGGGTAACACCAGCTCACAGTGGAGTTCAGACTACAGCAGCGTTTGGGGTGACGCTCAGAACTCGAATGTGGGCTTCTGGGACGAGGCGATGAAGGAGACCGTTCAACCTCCACCCTCACGCAAGAGCCACACGCAGAAGAGCAAGGGCAACGCCAACCTCAG TAACAGCAGCAGGTCCAGtaagaaggtggaggaggaggagaaactTCTGAAGCTCTTCCAGGGGGGCAGTAAGACTCAGGACGGCTTCATGCAGTGGTGTGAGGacacgctacacacactcaacactgccAACAACCTCGACG TTCCGACGTTTGCGTCGTTCCTGAAGGAGGTGGACTCCCCGTACGAGGTGCACGATTACGTGCGAGCATATCTGGGAGACACACCGCAGGCCAAGGACTTTGCACGCCAGTTCCTGGACCGCCGCACGAAACAGAATGCCAACCAGCAAAAACCTCCTCCAAGCCAACCACAAAAACACCAGCAG gactctGTGTGGGGAGTGAACCAGACAGTGTTCCAGTCCATCCACTCCACCACGCAGCAGCAACCACGCTTCGAGACGGTCACGTCTggcaagaagaagaagaaacagaAGATGGTGAAAGCGGATCCGAGCTTGTTAG GTTTTTCAGTCAACGCATCGTCGGAGCGGTTAAACATGGGTGAGATCGAGACCCTGGAGGACTTTTGA